The Aminithiophilus ramosus genome contains a region encoding:
- a CDS encoding 2-hydroxyacyl-CoA dehydratase, with protein MTGSYHLGIDLGSTTAKLVIMEGDQIRLSLYRRHFSDIPATLLSLLDEAAPVMTDRNVTVALTGFGGMGPAEKLSLPFVQEVVACTTAVEKRLPEADAVIELGGEDAKITYLRGSVEQRMNGVCAGGTGAFIDQMAVLLKTDAAGLDALAADATQIYPIASRCGVFAKADVQPLLNEGAAQEDIAASIFQAVVNQTLTGLAQGRPLKGKIAFLGGPLHFLPQLRRRFIETLRLSPDRVLLPEESLHFVALGAALTSRKESPRSWSSLRAAFDDLARRQEKKGDHLPPLFSSEGEYEAFRARHESHVADRADLASYRGAAFLGIDAGSTTTKLVLLSGEAKILHSHYGSNEGRPLQSALEALRRLYDVLPEEVFIGRSVVTGYGEAILKAALNVDAGEIETVAHCRGARHFAPDATFVLDIGGQDMKSLFVHDGVIDAIMLNEACSSGCGSFIETFAQALDRTVQDFSREALFAASPVDLGTRCTVFMNSKVRQALKDGADKGDLAAGLAYSVVRNALFKVIRLKDPRELGESIVVQGGTFNNDAVLRAMENLLGRDVVRPDISGLMGAFGAALIARSDWKAGTTSSLLSKADVASFHSETETRRCGLCGNNCAVTVRHFPDGRTFISGNRCERGAGLERHRDDIPNLYAWKLKRLFSYRPLNESDAPRGLMGLPRALNFYEDYPFWFTLFTELGYRVVLSSPSSRRLYESAMDTIPSDSVCYPAKLVHGHIADLVSRGVRKIFYPSIPLNIEENFEADNHYNCPVVTSYPETIAANMDILESDGVRFYHPFLPLDAPKRMARRLLEELAPEKLGRTETEEALRSAYAELARFKSDTRSRGEQALEEMERRGLRGIVLAGRPYHVDGEIHHGIPEMITGLGLAVFTEDSLAHLARRGEPLRVVDQWLYHSRLYRAAAFVAERNDLDLVQITSFGCGLDAITTDQVREILAERGKIFTLLKVDEISNLGTARIRIRSLLAALEERRKRTPAPIRAARAIERKAKVLFTRAMKKSYTLLAPQMSPIHFQFLQAAFEKNGYAMEVLLRVDASTVEEGLRSVNNDACYPSIILVGQALQALKSGRYDPNRTAVLLPQTGGCCRATNYVALMRKALADSGFGQVPVVPVALSAALERHPGFKINLPLIRDALRGTLVGDLLMRVLYRIRPYEKVKGSADALCARWSQRCIDLLRRGDGRALGKTLEAIVSDFDALPIDDSLKPRVGIVGEILVKYHPGANNDIVRFLESEGAEVVVPDLLDFGLYGLYDHKVSHDILSGSLARSLAAQTLIALFEWKRRGLRRALASSRRFLPPPTIDHLARSAQSHLSLGNQSGEGWFLVGEMVELLEQGVENIVCIQPFACLPNHIFGKGMIRDLRRDFPRANIVPIDFDPGASEVNQRNRLKLMLAVAHRAMEGDTPFPADRDLSSTPQERGDRP; from the coding sequence ATGACGGGCTCGTATCACCTCGGCATCGATCTGGGCTCCACGACGGCGAAATTGGTCATCATGGAAGGAGATCAGATCCGTCTCTCCCTGTACCGCCGCCATTTTTCCGACATCCCCGCCACGCTCCTCTCCCTTCTCGACGAAGCGGCCCCCGTGATGACCGATCGGAACGTCACCGTGGCGCTCACCGGTTTCGGCGGAATGGGACCCGCCGAAAAACTGTCCCTTCCTTTCGTTCAGGAAGTCGTCGCCTGCACGACCGCCGTCGAAAAACGGCTGCCCGAGGCCGATGCCGTCATCGAGCTGGGAGGAGAGGACGCCAAGATCACCTACCTCCGCGGATCGGTGGAACAGCGCATGAACGGCGTCTGCGCCGGCGGAACGGGTGCTTTCATCGACCAGATGGCCGTCCTCCTCAAGACCGACGCCGCGGGCCTCGACGCCCTGGCCGCCGACGCCACGCAGATCTATCCCATCGCCTCGCGCTGCGGCGTCTTCGCCAAGGCCGACGTCCAGCCGCTCCTCAACGAAGGAGCCGCCCAAGAGGATATCGCCGCCTCCATCTTTCAGGCCGTCGTCAACCAGACCCTGACGGGCCTCGCTCAGGGACGGCCCCTGAAGGGAAAGATCGCCTTTCTCGGCGGCCCCCTCCACTTCCTCCCTCAGCTGAGGCGACGCTTCATCGAGACGCTGCGTCTTTCGCCCGACCGCGTCCTGCTTCCCGAGGAATCGCTCCATTTCGTGGCCCTCGGCGCAGCCCTGACGTCGCGAAAAGAGAGCCCCCGATCCTGGAGTTCCCTGCGGGCGGCCTTCGACGACCTGGCCCGTCGGCAGGAGAAAAAGGGAGACCACCTCCCTCCTCTTTTCTCCTCCGAAGGGGAGTACGAGGCCTTCAGGGCCCGCCACGAAAGCCACGTCGCCGACCGGGCCGACCTCGCCTCCTACCGGGGAGCGGCCTTTCTGGGCATCGATGCCGGCTCGACGACGACGAAGCTGGTCCTCCTCTCGGGCGAGGCGAAAATCCTCCACAGCCATTACGGAAGCAACGAGGGGCGTCCCCTTCAGTCGGCCCTGGAAGCTCTGCGCCGACTCTACGACGTCCTGCCCGAGGAGGTCTTCATCGGGCGGTCCGTCGTCACCGGCTACGGCGAGGCGATTCTCAAGGCCGCCCTCAACGTCGACGCCGGCGAGATCGAGACGGTGGCCCATTGTCGCGGCGCCCGTCACTTCGCCCCCGACGCCACCTTCGTCCTCGACATCGGCGGCCAGGACATGAAGAGCCTTTTCGTCCACGACGGCGTCATCGACGCCATCATGCTCAACGAGGCCTGCTCCTCGGGCTGCGGCTCCTTCATCGAGACCTTCGCCCAGGCCCTGGACAGAACCGTGCAGGACTTTTCCCGAGAGGCCCTCTTCGCCGCCTCGCCCGTCGACCTGGGGACGCGCTGCACCGTCTTCATGAACTCCAAGGTCCGCCAGGCCCTCAAGGATGGGGCCGACAAGGGAGACTTGGCCGCGGGCCTGGCCTACTCGGTCGTCCGCAACGCCCTCTTCAAGGTCATCCGTCTCAAAGATCCCCGTGAACTGGGAGAATCGATCGTCGTCCAGGGGGGCACCTTCAACAACGACGCCGTCCTCCGGGCCATGGAAAATCTCCTGGGGCGCGATGTCGTCCGCCCTGACATCTCGGGCCTCATGGGCGCCTTCGGCGCCGCCCTCATCGCCCGGAGCGACTGGAAGGCGGGGACGACGAGCTCCCTCCTCTCCAAAGCGGACGTCGCCTCCTTCCACAGTGAAACGGAGACCCGCCGCTGCGGCCTCTGCGGCAACAACTGCGCCGTCACGGTCCGTCACTTCCCTGACGGAAGGACCTTCATCTCCGGCAACCGCTGCGAGAGGGGAGCCGGCCTGGAGAGACATCGCGACGACATCCCCAACCTCTACGCATGGAAACTCAAGCGGCTCTTCTCCTATCGGCCCCTGAACGAATCCGACGCCCCGCGAGGCCTCATGGGTCTCCCCCGGGCCCTCAACTTCTACGAAGATTACCCCTTCTGGTTCACCCTCTTCACCGAACTGGGCTACCGCGTCGTCCTCTCGTCGCCGTCGTCGCGGAGACTCTACGAATCGGCCATGGACACGATTCCCTCCGATTCGGTCTGCTACCCGGCCAAACTCGTCCACGGCCATATCGCCGATCTCGTCTCCCGCGGGGTGCGTAAGATCTTCTATCCCTCCATCCCCCTCAACATCGAGGAGAACTTCGAGGCCGACAACCACTACAACTGCCCCGTCGTCACCTCCTACCCGGAGACGATCGCCGCCAACATGGATATCCTCGAAAGCGACGGCGTCCGATTCTACCATCCCTTCCTTCCCCTCGACGCGCCGAAACGGATGGCCCGGCGCCTCCTGGAAGAGCTGGCGCCGGAAAAACTGGGGAGGACCGAGACGGAAGAAGCCCTCAGAAGCGCCTACGCCGAGCTGGCCCGGTTTAAAAGCGACACGCGCAGCCGGGGCGAGCAGGCTCTGGAAGAGATGGAACGGCGAGGGCTGCGGGGCATCGTCCTGGCGGGGCGCCCCTACCACGTCGACGGAGAGATCCACCACGGCATTCCCGAAATGATCACCGGCCTGGGGCTGGCCGTCTTCACCGAGGACTCCCTGGCTCACCTCGCCCGCCGAGGCGAGCCGCTCCGCGTCGTCGACCAGTGGCTCTACCACAGCCGACTCTACCGCGCCGCCGCCTTCGTCGCCGAAAGGAATGACCTGGACCTGGTCCAGATCACCTCCTTCGGCTGCGGCCTCGACGCCATCACGACGGACCAGGTCCGGGAGATCCTGGCCGAGAGGGGCAAGATCTTCACCCTCCTCAAAGTCGACGAAATCAGCAACCTCGGCACGGCCCGCATCCGCATCCGCTCCCTCCTGGCGGCCCTGGAGGAGCGGAGGAAACGGACACCGGCCCCCATCAGGGCCGCGCGGGCCATCGAACGGAAGGCCAAGGTTCTCTTCACGCGGGCCATGAAAAAAAGCTACACCCTTCTGGCGCCCCAGATGTCGCCCATCCACTTCCAGTTCCTCCAGGCCGCCTTCGAGAAAAACGGCTACGCCATGGAGGTCCTCCTCCGCGTCGACGCCTCCACCGTCGAAGAGGGGCTTCGGAGCGTCAACAACGACGCCTGCTACCCCAGCATCATCCTCGTCGGCCAGGCCCTTCAGGCCCTCAAATCGGGCCGCTACGATCCGAACAGGACGGCCGTCCTCCTTCCTCAGACGGGCGGCTGCTGCAGGGCCACGAACTACGTGGCCCTCATGCGCAAGGCCCTGGCCGACTCGGGCTTCGGGCAGGTTCCCGTCGTCCCCGTGGCCCTTTCGGCGGCCCTGGAGCGCCACCCGGGGTTCAAGATCAACCTCCCCCTCATCCGCGACGCCCTCAGGGGGACCCTCGTCGGCGACCTTCTCATGCGCGTCCTCTACCGCATCCGCCCCTACGAAAAGGTGAAGGGCTCGGCCGACGCCCTCTGCGCCCGCTGGTCCCAACGCTGCATCGACCTTCTCCGCCGCGGCGACGGCCGGGCCCTGGGAAAGACACTGGAGGCCATCGTCTCCGATTTCGACGCCCTCCCCATCGACGACAGTCTCAAACCCCGAGTCGGCATCGTCGGCGAGATCCTCGTCAAATACCATCCGGGCGCCAACAACGACATCGTCCGCTTCCTCGAATCGGAAGGAGCCGAAGTGGTCGTCCCCGACCTCCTCGATTTCGGCCTCTACGGCCTCTACGACCACAAGGTGAGCCACGACATCCTCTCGGGCTCCCTGGCCCGGAGTCTGGCCGCCCAGACCCTCATCGCCCTCTTCGAATGGAAAAGGCGCGGCCTACGCCGCGCCCTCGCCTCGAGTCGCCGATTCCTCCCGCCTCCGACGATCGATCACCTCGCCCGAAGCGCCCAAAGCCATCTTTCCCTGGGCAACCAGTCCGGCGAGGGGTGGTTTCTCGTCGGCGAAATGGTCGAACTCCTCGAACAGGGCGTGGAGAACATCGTCTGCATCCAGCCCTTCGCCTGCCTGCCCAACCACATCTTCGGCAAGGGAATGATCCGCGACCTCCGCCGCGACTTTCCCAGGGCCAACATCGTCCCCATCGACTTCGACCCCGGCGCCAGCGAGGTCAACCAGCGAAACCGTCTGAAACTCATGCTCGCCGTGGCCCACCGGGCCATGGAAGGCGACACCCCCTTCCCGGCCGACAGAGACCTCTCGTCCACCCCGCAGGAAAGAGGGGATAGGCCCTGA
- a CDS encoding ISNCY family transposase, giving the protein MVLSLVKRTGKMSLMTTRRDLLMKTKEARRLGLVEEAVAGNLTVQEVADRLGLSRRQVFRLKRRYREEGAQGLLHKGRGKPSRRRISQETRDFVVSLAKGLYRDTSCQHMAELLAEEHDLVLSAKSIARFLRAENLSLVHRHRAPKRRSRRVRRSRRGDLVQMDASPFDWFEIGERCTLHGVIDDATGEVLGLWMARNECLFGYFRVLRQMLDRHGVPRELYADRHTIFLSPKSEKLTIKEELEDSAPVTQFGRALEALGTRYVPAGSPQAKGRIERLWGTLQDRLVVAFRLAGVKTIEEANVLLAAYPGEVHNPRFARPPAEGASAFLPPPDGPALDLLLTRQTDRKASGDSTISLDGKQYSLIGPRRRPLLLARGQAVKVIEKLDGKLLALVHDGLYDLAAVDKEPPATPPPVIETKTGTPCKTKKQRKPAADHPWRQNPAPPAAAVGSEQGTGSPP; this is encoded by the coding sequence ATGGTATTGTCACTCGTGAAGAGGACAGGGAAAATGTCACTTATGACGACCAGGAGAGACCTACTCATGAAGACAAAAGAAGCAAGGCGCTTGGGGTTGGTGGAAGAGGCTGTCGCGGGCAACCTGACGGTTCAGGAGGTGGCCGATCGGCTCGGTCTGAGCCGCCGTCAGGTCTTTCGGCTCAAACGACGCTACCGGGAAGAAGGAGCGCAGGGGCTCCTGCACAAGGGACGAGGCAAACCGTCCCGGCGCAGAATCTCTCAGGAGACACGGGATTTCGTCGTCAGTCTGGCCAAGGGTCTTTACAGGGATACGAGCTGTCAGCACATGGCCGAACTCCTTGCCGAAGAGCATGATCTCGTGCTGAGCGCCAAGAGCATCGCCCGTTTCCTTCGCGCGGAGAACCTGTCCCTCGTTCATCGCCACCGGGCCCCGAAGCGGCGTTCCCGCAGGGTCCGACGGTCCCGACGAGGCGATCTGGTCCAGATGGACGCCTCTCCTTTCGATTGGTTCGAGATCGGTGAGCGTTGCACTCTCCACGGCGTGATTGACGATGCCACAGGAGAGGTCCTCGGTCTGTGGATGGCCAGGAATGAGTGCCTCTTCGGCTACTTCCGCGTGCTCCGTCAGATGCTTGATCGCCACGGCGTGCCTCGCGAGCTTTACGCCGACCGCCACACCATCTTCCTTTCTCCCAAGTCGGAAAAACTGACGATCAAGGAGGAGCTGGAGGACTCGGCGCCTGTAACCCAGTTCGGCCGCGCTCTGGAGGCTCTCGGAACTCGCTATGTCCCTGCAGGGTCTCCCCAGGCGAAGGGGCGGATCGAAAGGCTCTGGGGAACTCTTCAGGATCGTCTCGTCGTCGCCTTCCGACTGGCCGGAGTGAAAACGATCGAAGAGGCCAACGTCCTGCTCGCCGCCTACCCGGGAGAGGTCCATAACCCGAGGTTCGCTCGTCCTCCCGCAGAGGGGGCATCTGCCTTTCTCCCTCCGCCGGACGGCCCCGCTCTCGATCTCCTCCTGACTCGCCAGACCGACCGGAAGGCCTCGGGAGACTCGACGATTTCCCTCGACGGAAAACAGTACTCCCTGATAGGCCCCCGCAGACGCCCCCTGCTTCTTGCCAGGGGACAGGCGGTCAAGGTCATCGAGAAGCTCGACGGGAAACTCCTGGCTCTTGTCCATGACGGGCTCTACGATCTCGCAGCCGTCGACAAAGAGCCCCCTGCGACTCCCCCGCCTGTCATCGAGACGAAGACAGGCACTCCATGCAAAACGAAGAAGCAGAGGAAGCCGGCGGCAGACCATCCCTGGCGACAGAATCCCGCTCCTCCTGCCGCGGCGGTCGGCTCCGAGCAAGGGACGGGTTCCCCTCCCTAG
- a CDS encoding GntR family transcriptional regulator has product MAKNRNLEEQAYQHIRRAIIARRWQPGTRLFEPQIAQELAISRTPVRNALRRLAADGMVALNANLGAQVMEPSQKLIRDTYFMREIIEPQAAALACRQARPSDTERLEELRDEEVAAFRARDLERYMEVNDAFHLLIASLADNGVLENAVRRHLTMTNVFLSLLDPFYTIGQDEMDSFREHGDIVRHIARGDGESARAAMVIHIRSSRSCLRVSRIADGPS; this is encoded by the coding sequence ATGGCAAAAAACCGGAACCTCGAGGAACAGGCCTACCAGCACATCCGCCGGGCCATCATCGCCCGACGCTGGCAGCCCGGAACGAGACTCTTCGAGCCCCAGATCGCCCAGGAACTGGCGATCAGCCGCACTCCCGTCCGCAACGCCCTGCGGCGTCTCGCCGCCGACGGCATGGTGGCCCTCAACGCCAATCTGGGGGCGCAGGTCATGGAGCCATCGCAGAAACTCATCCGCGATACCTACTTCATGAGGGAGATCATCGAACCCCAGGCGGCGGCCCTGGCCTGCCGTCAGGCCCGACCTTCCGACACGGAACGCCTCGAGGAGCTGCGCGACGAGGAAGTGGCGGCCTTCCGGGCCCGCGACCTGGAGCGCTACATGGAAGTCAACGACGCCTTCCATTTGCTCATCGCCTCCCTCGCCGACAACGGCGTCCTCGAAAACGCCGTCAGGCGCCATCTCACCATGACCAACGTCTTTCTCTCCCTCCTGGACCCCTTCTACACCATCGGCCAGGACGAGATGGATTCGTTCCGGGAGCACGGCGACATCGTCCGCCACATCGCCCGCGGCGACGGAGAGAGCGCCCGGGCGGCCATGGTGATCCACATCCGCTCCTCCCGTTCCTGTCTGCGCGTCAGCCGCATCGCCGACGGCCCTTCATAA